A single region of the Lycium barbarum isolate Lr01 chromosome 2, ASM1917538v2, whole genome shotgun sequence genome encodes:
- the LOC132629057 gene encoding G-type lectin S-receptor-like serine/threonine-protein kinase At4g27290, whose amino-acid sequence MGTFYHEDFPMKQAEFNNSRSPIFKPQWFLKARYIGIWYKQILPVQTVVWVANREKPLTITSSVILKVAKLGILALLNDKNEIIWSTNTSRSVQNSVAQLLSSGNLVVKDANDENPENFLWQSFHYPSDTKLPDMKLGKNFQTGREAYLSTWKNDNDPTPGEFTLHIDLTGYPQCLVKRSTRLSARAGPWNGLGWSGSPTPLLLQSSIYTFQFVFNKEEVSYSFSLTNSSVLSRLVLTSNGYIQRFMWVDRTKSWHLYLNILLNNFDTLMWCLWEL is encoded by the exons ATGGGCACTTTTTACCATGAAGATTTTCCCATGAAGCAAGCGGAGTTTAATAATTCAAGATCACCAATTTTCAAG CCCCAGTGGTTCCTCAAAGCGAGATACATTGGGATATGGTATAAGCAAATTCTTCCTGTGCAAACAGTAGTATGGGTTGCCAACAGAGAGAAACCACTCACCATTACATCTTCAGTCATTTTGAAGGTCGCCAAACTGGGAATACTTGCTCTTCTCAATGACAAAAATGAAATTATTTGGTCAACTAACACCTCAAGATCAGTCCAAAATTCAGTAGCACAACTTTTAAGTTCTGGCAATCTTGTTGTAAAAGATGCAAATGATGAAAACCCAGAAAATTTCCTATGGCAGAGCTTCCATTATCCTAGTGATACAAAATTGCCTGATATGAAGCTTGGCAAGAACTTTCAAACGGGGCGTGAGGCTTACCTTTCAACATGGAAGAACGACAATGATCCAACTCCAGGGGAATTCACTCTTCACATTGATCTTACTGGATATCCACAGTGCCTTGTCAAACGTAGCACACGTTTATCAGCTCGCGCAGGACCATGGAATGGTTTAGGATGGAGTGGGTCACCCACACCACTACTTCTACAAAGCAGCATATAtacatttcaatttgttttcaaTAAGGAGGAGGTCTCCTATAGTTTTTCTCTCACTAACAGCTCGGTTTTATCGAGACTAGTCCTGACTAGCAATGGTTATATCCAACGCTTCATGTGGGTGGATCGGACCAAGAGTTGGCATCTTTACCTCAATATACTTCTGAATAATTTTGATACACTTATGTGGTGCCTATGGGAGCTGTGA